A window of Acidobacteriota bacterium genomic DNA:
TTTTCTCCTCCTTCTTAACTAGAGGATGACACTTTAGCTCACTTTTTTGTTTCCGAAAGTGTATACAATTTATGATACTTTCCTGTATACGATTTAATGATATTCAACAGGGTTCAGGGTTCAGGGTTCAGGGTTCAGGGTTCAGGGTTCAGGGTTTTCGAATTCAGGTCTTTTTTGTTGTTTTTCAGGATCCACTTTTCTCCACGATCACAAAACCATGTCAACTTTGTTTATTCGCAATGGTCATCTCATAGACCCGGCGCAAAACCTCGACGCGCCGGGTCATTTGCTCATTCAGGATGGATGCATCGCCGCCATTGGCCCTGAACTCACCGCTCCGCCCGAAGCTGAAATTTTTGAGGCAAGCGGCCTGGTGGTGGCACCTGGGTTCATTGACATCCATGTGCATTTGCGCGAACCCGGCCAAACCCACAAAGAAACAATTGCCACCGGCACCCGGGCGGCGGCGGCTGGCGGGTTTACCGCCGTCTGTTGCATGCCAAATACTTCACCAGTAAATGATTCACCGATGATTACCCGGTTTATTTTGGATCGGGTGCGGGAATCAGGGTTTACACGGGTCTACCCCATCGGCGCGATTACCAAAGGTTCGGCGGGTGAAACCCTGGCCGAAATCGGTGGTATGCGTGAAGCCGGAATTGTCGCGATTTCAGACGATGGTCACCCGGTCGGAAATGCTCAGGTCATGCGACGAGCCATGGAATATGCCCGCGACTTTGGCCTGCCAGTGATTGATCATTGTGAAAACAAAGACCTTTCGGCAGGCGGTGTGATGAATGAAGGCATTTACTCGACCTTGCTTGGCTTGCGTGGCATGACCCGTGCCGCTGAGGAAGTTGATGTCGCCCGTGATATCGTGCTGGCCGAACTGACCGGCGCTCACGTCCACATTGCCCATTTGAGCACGGCGGGCTCGGTCAATCTGGTTCGCTGGGCTAAATCCAACGGGGTGCGCATCAGTTGCGAAGTTACACCACACCATTTCACGCTCACCGATGCCGCCACCGATGGCTTTCATACTAATGCCAAAATGAACCCCCCGCTCAGAACTGAACGGGATGTCGAAGCATTGCTTGAAGGCATCGCTGACGGGACAGTTGACGTGATTGCCACGGATCACGCCCCGCATTGCGGCGAAGAAAAATCTCAGGATTTTGACAGCGCGCCGTTTGGCATCCTGGGCCTCGAATCAGCCGTAAGTCTTTCAATTGAAAAACTTTATAATGCCAAACATATCAACTTGAGCCGACTGGTGAATTTGCTTTCGACCGCACCAGCGCGATTACTCAACCTTCCTGGCGGAAGTCTTCGCGTTGGCCAACCCGCTGATGTCACCCTGCTTGATCTCACCCGAAGTGTTCAGTTTCAAGTTGGACAATGGCAGTCCAAAAGCTCTAACTCGCCCTTTGACGGATGGCAACTCACCGGGGCACCCGTGGCAACCTTCATTGGCGGAAGACAAATCTTCGGAGACGGCAAAATTTTGGTCGAAGGGGGAATGATATGAAGACGTCTCACCCGCATTTACAGCACATCCTCAGGTTGATTCTGGTGCTGATGATAAGCACATTGTCTGTTTCCGGTCAGGTTCCAACTGGATTACCACCTGATAGCCCAAATCCGAATGCCGAGAAGAGCGGGAAAATTCCCCCGATCCTTCAGCGGAAACGGTCTTCTATTCAGGTCTATGCCCGGTTGATGCAACTTGAAGATCAACGCTATTTCAGCCCCGAGGAATTTAACTCGTTCCTGATCACCAGCCATGCCGGGATTCGCCGCCGGACGGCAATGGCAATTGGTCGGATTGGTGACCCGCGCGGCCTGCAAACCTTGTTTGACCTGCTGGTTGACGATGGCAACCCGACGGTTCGTGCCGCCGCCGCCTTTGCGATTGGTGAAATTGAATACCCCGACACGCTTGGCACACTCGTCCAAATCTTTGACACAAAGAACGAAGTCCCACTGGTTCGCGCCCGGATTGCTGAAGCAATGGGCAAAGTCTTTGGAAATCCAGCCAACGCCGGCAAGTTTGTCAAAGGTGACCCCAAGGCAGCTTTAGATCGTTTGTTGCGGCAGGTGCCAACCGCCAAAACCCAACTGGCGGCTGGAAGTGACGAAGAGAAACTGGCCACGCTTTCGATTACAGCCTTGATGCGAACCAAATCCCCAGAAGCCGTCATGCCACTCGTTGGTGCGCTCGAATCAACCAACACCGCTGTTCGCTGGCACGCGGCCAATGCCCTGTCACGCCTGCTCCCGGCGCTCAATACCAGTTTCGACGCCAAAGTTGTCTTTCCCCGACTGATTGCCGCCACCAAAGACCCAGAACCGCTGGTCCGTGCCCTGATTGCTCGCCCACTGGGACTGGCACACACTCCTGAAGCCACCCAGGCCCTGGTCAAATTGCTGGCTGATTCAAATGATCAGGTAGTCGTCAATACTGTTCGCGGTTTGGGCCGGAGTGCCGATCCGCAGGCCGTGGCACCACTCCTGGCCCTCGGCGAAGAACAGCTTGCCCGTTTGATGAAACGCCCCGCCGAAGACCGGGAACACGCTAATGAGTTGCCCTTGCTGCTTGAAATTGCCACGGCACTCGGCAATTTGCGTGCAACTGAAGCCACTGGATTTTTAAAACAACTCCGACTTGCTCCGAATGGGATCGTTGGGGCAAATGTGGAAGTCGAAGTCGCGCTGGCCCAAATTGATCCGCAAAAATTTTATGACTTCACACCACAACAGGAACCGCTCGGAAAGGAGTGGCAGGCAGTGGCCAATTTTGCCACGGGTTTGGGAGAAATCCAGACACCAGAAGCCCGCCAGCTTTTGATTGAAACCCTTGAAGGGAAAAAGTTTCGTGAGCTTGACCCACGCGGGGTGCCTGATTTGCTTCGAGCGATTGCCAAACACAAACCTGACACGCTGGCGGAACTCTTGCGTGGGCAATTGAAAGCATCGGATGTGATGATCCGCGCCACGGCGGCTGAACTGTTGGGGGAAACGCCGCAGAGCGAAGAGTCATTCAAAGCGCTCTCCACAGCCCTCACGGCAGCCAACGACACAATGAACGATGCCAAACTGGCGATTTTGACCGCCTTATCTCGCTATAACCGGCCTGAAACGGCAACCATTCTCAATGCGACACTTCGAGATAGCGATTATCTGGTCCGACGTCAGGCGGCTGATTTGCTGAAGGTGCTGGATCCACGCCCGGATCGCATTGCCAGCCGTGAAGCTCAGGTGGGGATTGTCCGGCTTGACCGCGACATCAAGTTTTACCAGCAACTGGCAAAGCTGATGCGCAAGATCGTCGCCCGCGCCACGCTCAAAACAACGAAGGGAAACATTGAACTTGAGTTCTACCTGGAAGATGCCCCGCTCACGGTATACACATTTGTCAACCTGGTGGAGAAAGGCTATTTTGACGGGCTCACCTTTCATCGAGTCGTGCCAAACTTTGTGGTTCAAGGCGGAGATCCGCGCGGGGATGGAAACGGCGGGCCTGGGTTTCAGATTCGTTGTGAAATCAACCAGCAACCCTATGAACGTGGATCAATCGGGATGGCACTTTCCGGAAAAGACACCGGTGGCAGTCAATTTTTTATTTGTCACTCTCCGCAACCACATTTGGACGGCGGATATACAGTTTTCGGGCGCGTGGTACATGGAATCGAAGTCGTTGACCGCATAACTCGCGGCGACCAAATCCTGGGAATTGAAACTCAACGACCAGAATAAAGGAAATGAGGTATGAATTATGAATTATGAATTATGAATATATAGCCTTCCAGAAAAAGATTCTCCCTGGGAGCGCCGGCATCCTGCCGGCAACTGATTGAAAATCAACCGTTTGGTGCCGGCAGGATGCCGGCCCTCCCAGGAAATATCAGACTGGTCTCGCATCAATGCTTCAAATTCATACTTCATACTTCATACTTCATACTTCGGAACATTGCCCAACATGCCATATGCACACGCCAAACACATTGGCTACATTGATCTTCTACGCCGCAATCCAAAAGTTCGTCGGCTTTGGATGGCACAAGTCGTTAGCGAATTAGGCGACTGGCTTAACTTTGTCGCCCTGGTTCAAATCATCAATCATTTCACTCCAAATGCGCAGGCTATCGGCTGGTTGATTGTCATCCAGATGATTCCGATGGTCGTGGTCGGACCCTTTGCCGGGGTCATCGCTGACCGATTTAATCGGTGTGGTGTCATGATTGTCGCCGATCTGATCCGTGCTGCGGTTGTTTTGGGGTATTTGACCATTGACCGGCCAGAAGAACTCTGGCGAGTCTATGTCCTGGCAGCGCTGCAATTTTCAGTTACCGCTTTTTTTGAACCGGCCCGGGCAGCCTTAATCCCCTCACTGGCTGAAGGTGAAGAACTCGTCGCCTCCAATGCCCTGACCAGCGTGACCTGGTCGGTGATGCTTGCCCTGGGTGGCTTTCTCGGCGGACTCATCACCGGGTTCATCAACCCAACCGCCACGTTTCTCATTGATTTCATTTCCTTTATCGTTTCGGCCCTTTTGCTGATCCGGCTGCTGAAGGCGGGTGTCATTCGCCATTTGGAACACCCATCCGACAACCCCAATCCCTCATCCAGCAGCCTCTGGCCAGCCCTGGTGTTTTTGGTTCAACACCGGCAGGTAGCAGCCGTGTTACTGGTCAAAACCGGCATTGCGGTGACGGCTGGCGGGCTCTGGCTGCTGTCAGTGGTCTATGGTCAGCGAGTATTTCCAGTGGGAAAAGAAGGAGCGCTGTCGGTGGGGTTACTCTATGGAGTCCACGGGCTCGGCTCAATTGTCGGTGCCAGTCTCTCCAGCCGAATGTTACGCACTGGCCGTCCAATTCACGTGATGTGGTGGGCATTTGCGCTCCGCACGGCTTTTTTCTACTTCTGGGCGGAGGCTGGAAACCTGACGGTGGTATCAGTGGCGATTATTGCGGCGACCACGTGCGGCGCCTTGCTGTGGGTCCTGAGTACCACCGTCTTGCAGGAACTGGTCCCAGATGAAATTCGAGGACGGATTTTTTCACTTGAGAACTCAGCCATGACCTTCGGCATGATTGTTTCGACCGTGCTGACTGGACGCGCCCTGGATATCTGGCATTTGACGCCGCAAGCCACCACGATGTGGACGGCGCTGGCCGCCGCCATTGTCGCCGCTGGTTGGGGCTGGGTCACCTGGCGATGGGAGCGATGGAAATAGCCAACAAGCTATAACCCTTCAGAAAAAGGTACAGAGTTCAAGCCTTAGCTTGCTTCGGGTTAACGGTTTGAACAACTTCAGTTGAATCAAAAACTTGAATCCTCCGACACTCCAGTTTTCGCAAGCTAAAGTTTGAACTCTGAACGGAAATCATTTTCTGAAATGCTATCGCAGATAGTCAAATCCCCATTTTTGGGTTGAACTGCCTCTAACTCCGTTGTGGAAAGGTCACTTGCCTTTGACAACGCCCGCCCACTCACTCTGTCCCTGCAGAGCGATTCGTCTTTGGAATAATTTCCTTGAAACCCAGCCTAATCGCTGAAACGCCATTTTGAGATATTCTTCATTGAGTTCGATACCAACAAATTTACGTCCCAGTTTCTGGCAAACGGCCCCAACTGTTCCTGACCCAAAAAACGGATCAATGACTGAATCTCCAGGTTCAGTTCCTGCAAGAACACACATTTCAACCAGTTTTGTTGGAAAGGTTGCAAAGTGAGCACCGGGAAAAGGCTCAGTGTTTATGTTCCAAACTGTGCGCTTGTTTTTTGGTGGGCCGGCCAAACTTGGCTCTTGAATCTCTTGAAAGTTGTAAAAGTATTTTTCTGATTTGGTCAGTAAAAATAAGTATTCATGAGACCGGGTTGGACGATCTTTGACTGATTCAGGCTGACAATTTGGCTTATTCCAAATGATATCTGAGCGTAGATACCATCCGTCTTCTTGAAGCGCAAAGGCGAGCTTCCAGGGAACACCTATCAAATCTTTTGGTTTCAAACCTTCGGGAGTGGGAGGGCGATAGTCCATTGCCCTCCCTTTGTTTTTCTTATCCGGATCACGCCAGGTTCGCCCACCACTGGTATAGGAATCCCCAATATTTAACCACAGGGTTCCATCAGGTTTGAGAACATGGTATATCTCTCGAAATACTTGCCTGAGATTCTGCAAATATTCCTCCAAATTTTGCTCTGCCCCAATTTGATGAGCAATACCATAATCTCGAAGTCCCCAATATGGAGGGCTGGTGATAGCACAACGAAACGTATCAGCAGGAATTTGAGCAAGCGCGGTTAAAGCATCAGAATGAATGACTTCTCCCGGCTCACAATGACCATTCACAGAGGGTTGATCAAGATTTAGAAGTGATAGTTGTCTCATCTATTCCCTCGCGAACATTCACTTTTCCCGATTCAATATGTTCGGTTTCCGCCATCTGGCGAACGGCTATTTCAATCACCGCAGTCTGGCTTATTCCCAGTTTCTGGGATAGGGCAAGCAATAATAGTTTGGCCTTTTCAGAAAGCCGGAAACCGCTTGGTGTCTTTCGATTGTTCATACATTGGTTATACATCATGGAGCAGGTTATAGCAATGTAATTTAAGAAAGAACTCTCTAAAACCGGAATCTCACACCAAGCTGCATTTGCTGTGGCGAACCAGCCGAATTCAACACCGAATTTGGTCCGGCTGGCGTGTCACGCCGAACCACTGAAAAGCCATCGTTGGTGGTGCCGTTTGAGCCCAGGTTGTCTGCCCGGAACAGATTGAAGACTTCGGCCAGCACTTCGACCGAAGCGGTGTCTTTGAGGTTGAAGGTTTTTGAAACCCGCAGATCGAAGTTGTAAAATGCCGGTCCACGCTGGCTATTGCGTTCGCGAATGCGCCCATCCGGCCCCAGCACCCGGTCGTTACCGCTGTTGCCGTCCTTGTTGAGGTCTTCGCCGGTGACTTCGTCAATTGGGCGCCCGCTCAGTGCAGTGAAAATCCCCGAAAGTCGGAATCCGTAGGGCAGTTCGAAGACGCTGTTGGCAATAAACCGGTGGCGGATGTCCCGTGCCGAAGTTGTGAATTCATACCCTGGATCAAACTGATTGCTCTCGGCGATGTCAAAGAGCGGCTGTTCTTCGGAAACCGTGTCTTTAGTTCGACTTAACGTGTAGTTTGCCTGGAACTGGAACCGATTCGAAAATCGCTTTTGCACGCCGAGCGTCAACGCTTTGTATTCGTCATAGCCCAGACTGGTCAGGTTAAAAACCCGGCCATAGTTTGGAAATGGGGTCACGCTCCGGTCATAGACAAAGCGCCCGGTGGTGTCAATAAACCCACTCGCCAGATTGAGGTTCTGGACAAACGGCACATTGCGCGTTCGGCTGCCGGTAAAGGTTGCCAGGAAACTGAAATTGCGTCCCAAATCGCGTTCATAACTGACATTGACCATCCCGGAACGGGTCAATTCAAAATTTGGATCAAAGGCAAAAACGTCTGAACCAAGTGGGGCATCGGGAATACTCGTTGGCAAGGTTTGTGGGAACGTCACCGGAACATCGCCAAAGAAGAAAAACGCCCCGTTGGTGACGCCGTTCGTGTTGAATGCCTGGAACAGATAAATCGCCGGCACTCGACCATAATTCAGCCCAAAGTCAGCCCGAATGACCTGTTTCCCATCACCTCTCGGATCCCAGGCCAGCCCGATGCGCGGGGCGAAATTGTTGTAATCATTGGGCACGGACGAAGTACTCGCAAATGCCGGGTTTGGGCGTGTCGGCTGTGGGTTTTTGGTACCTTCCCAGCGCAACCCCAGATTCAGCGTGAAATTGGATCGAATCCGCCAGCTATCCTGGGCAAAGAAGGCAAATTCCTTTTGTCGAGCTTTGAAAGTCGTCGCATCTTCGACCGAAACACCATTGGCACCAACAATTTGGAAGTAATAGAGCGGCTTGTTTGGGAAATCAGCCACACTGTCATATCCATAGCCGCCCTGAACACCACCTTTGAATATTTCATTGGCGCCGGTGATGTTGATATCAGTTCCAAATTTGAATGAATGCGAACCGGTCGTGTATGACAGGTGATCCACAATCTGGTACTTGTCATTGATATTGAACGGCACGTTTTGGAACAGATTTGGCCCAAAAATCAGTCCTTCCTTCAGAATCTGCACTTCTGGCCCGCCGTTGTCGGCAATCACCTGCCGGTTTTCGCGCAAATATTGAAAGCGGAACTCGTTGACGGCCTTGGGCGACAAAATCCGCGTGTACTGAGCCACGTGCGATTGGGTGACTGGTTTTTCAGTTCCAAAGTGGTCAAGTCCAATCCCAAGGGTATTTCCGCCACCGCGTTTGGTCAGTTCAAACCGGCTGTAATTAAAGCGGTAATTGAGGATATTGCTCGTGTTTGGCGTCCAGTCAATTTTACCAAGCACCACCGCTGCATTTTGGTTGGCATCTGTCCGCCCCTGCAATTCCGGCAGGAAGTTTTCCAATCCTGGACCGAAATTGGCCACAAACGGATCTTTCCGACGCTGCACGTCAACGGCGGTGAAAAAGAACAGCTTATCGCGCACAATTGGCCCACCCAGGTTGCCGCCAAACTGGTTTTGGGTGAAATCAGTCGGTTCACGATCAAAAGCATCATTCGCGGTCAGATTTTTATTCCGAAAGAACCAGAAGGCCGTGCCGTGAAAATCATTGGTGCCCGACTTGGTTACCACATTGATCGAGCCGCCAGTGGTGCGTCCATATTCGGCAGACCCGCCACCGGTAATCACCTGAAATTCCTGTACCGATTCCAGGCTGATGGTAAACGGAGGGCGTGTCCCCCCGGCAGGTTCGGCAAAAAACGGGTTGACGAAATCAGCACCGTCAATGTTGAGCTGAGTGTCATAGGTTCGTTGTCCGGCAATTGAAATCGAATTCCCAAACGAATTGCTCTCCGGACTGCGCGCCGGGAAAACATTGGGCGAGAGTGTGATGAAATCCTTAAAGTTGCGCCCATTGACCGGGAGATTGGTCACCTGACGGCTGTTGATGAGCGTTGATTCGCTGGCCCGTGTGGTTTCAACCAGCGGGACGGAATCAGCCGCGTCTACCACCACCACATCGCCGGTATCACCCACTACCAGTTTGAAATCAATGGTTGAAACAGCGCCGATAGTCACATTCACATTGGCGGCTTCGCTCGGTTTGAAGCCGCTGGCAATCACTCGCAGGGCATAGGTACCGACGGGAATGGATGGAAACGTGTAAAACCCATCACCTGACGTCTGGGTTTCGCGGACCTGCCCCGTGCCCTGGTTGGTCAGACGAACCGTAGCGCCATTGACCAGCGCGCTGCTGTCATCCACGACGGTGCCGCGAAGTGTTCCGCTTACGACCTGCTGTGCCTGAACTGGAACAACCATCAGCCAGAACAGAAAACAACAGCTTATCCCGATCATTCTAGAAAAACTCACCAGTTGAGACCATTGGGAAATCAGGCGGCAGTACCTGTATGTTGGCGAAAACATGAGTAATTTCTCCTGTAAGGAGGTGAGAGTTCAGGCTGAAGCCTGAACTCTCACCTTACTTTTCTAAATGATGTATTTGATTGAAAGACGGATGATACCATTTTGCAATGAAATGCTCGCACTAGAAAACAATCAAGTAATTCAGTCAAATAGACTTAGTGAACTACTGACTACTGACTACAAACTGGTATTAATTTGCGGGAACAAGAAGGAGTGTTCCCAGGACGATCACGATAAACCCAACCACGTCGAGCAGAATTCCATATTTCATCATACTTCTCAATGGTACATATCCCGAGCTATAGACAATCGCATTGGTTGGGGTTGAAATCGGGAGCATAAACCCAAGTGACGAAGCCATTGAGGCCGCAATCGCCGCCTGCAACCCGGCTTTTCCGCCAAGCGCAATCACCACTGGCACGACCATGTTGGCTGACGACACGTTTGAAGTGAGTTCCGAAACCAGAACCGCCACAGTTGACGACACAGCAATCAACCCAGCACCGCCCGAAGGAATGACGCCTGTCAAACTGGCACCGATAGATTCGGCCAGTTTGGTTGAAAACGCCAGTTGCCCCAGCGTTATCCCGCCTCCGTACAGTGCCATCACGCCCCAATCAATTTCGAAGGCTTGCTTGACCGAGAGCGTAAACTCCTGCTGCTTCCAGTTTGTGGGAAGCAAAAACAACAGGCAGGCCCCACTCAACGCCGCGACACTCTCTGGAACACGTTGCGAATAGATTTTCGCAACTGGATGCGCATCACCAATCGTCAAGGCCAGAATGCCGGGCGTAATCCACAAAACAACCGTTATCCCAAATGCAATCAAGGTGTTGCGTTCACCTGGCGTCAGATTTCCAAGCTGCTGGCGTTCGGAAAGAAATCGTTCTCGAATGCCAGGCAAATTCTTCACTCCGGGCGGGCACAACCAGTTCAAGTAGAAGAAAAGGGCCAGGTACATAATCACAACAATTGGAATGGCAAACGTCATCCACTCAAAAAACGGTACCCGCCGACCAAGCTGGCGCTCGATAAACCCAAGCCCAATCAGATTAGTCGGAGTTCCAACCGGCGTCGCCAGCCCACCAACTGAGGCCGAAAAAGCACACATCAACATCACGGCGCAGGCATAGGCATCAGTCACGGCATCTTTTTTGACGTCACGGAGTGCGCGGATGATGGCCACACCAATGGGAAACATCATGGCGGCAGTCGCCGTGTTGGAAATCCACATCGAAATCACACAACAAATCCCGCCGTAGGCAAACAAAATCCGGCTCGGACGTTCGCCGACCAGCGGATTGGTCAGTACCCAATAGGCAAACCGCCGATCCAACCCGTGCAGGTAAATCGAGCGCGAAAGAATAAACGCCCCTAAAAACAAGAACATAATCGGGTCGGCAAATGACCCGAACGCCTGCGCAGCGGGTGCTACGCCAAGCGCAATCACCAGCGTTGGGCCAAGCAACCCGGTAACGGCCAGCGGCAGGGCTTCGGTAATCCAGAGCACAACCACCAGTCCAAGAATGGCTGCTAACCGATGGGCCTCCAGACTCAACCTGGACATGGGCAAAAACCACAGACTCAAAAAGACAAGTGGGCCGAGCAGCAGACCGCTCCGCTGGCGAAGTGATTCAAACTGGCTTTCCAGCTCGGTCACAGTCATCTGGATGGTATCGCGTTTGATTGGGGAATCAGGTTGGGTGGACATAGATTAGGGGTTAGGGGTCAGGGGTCAGGGGTTGGGGGTTTGGGGTCAGGGGTCAGGGGCATAAGCGCCAGGATAAGAAAGCTCGTGCTCTTTCCGGTGGCATTCAATGATGTTCTTGTCGGGGTTGGGTCTCGTTCTGGCCGGGTCCGTGGGCTTCGCACCACGGCTATTACACGACGACCCTTTTCGTCTTTTCCGTCCTTTTGGTCTTTTCCCGGTCACCAGTCACCAATTGACGACGGCGCTATAATGCCACTTCTGTTTCAAAAATGCTGTGTGCCGCTCGCAGTTCCACGAAAGAAATACCCCATCCTCAGATAGATCTTCCCTCACGAGGTACTTTGATGAAACGTCTTCTCCTCTTCAGTCTGGCCGTGCTGTTTTTGAACGTAACCGCTCGTGCCCAGGAAAAACCCCACGCGTTTGTTGGGGCTGAAATCATTCCAATTGCCGGAGCCCCGATCTCCAACGGGGTGCTGGTGGTCCACAAAGGTAAAATTGTCGCGGTTGGTCCGGCCAAAACCACCCAAATCCCGGCGGATGCTGAACGTCACGAGGTATCAGGCAAGGTGCTGATGCCCGGTCTGGTTGATTCGCATAGCCACATCGGTGGCCCTGGCGGTGGCGATGGAAGCGGACCATTTCACCCGGATACGCGGGTGCTCGATGCCATCAACGTTCGCGATGCCGGCATTCAAAAAGCCCAGGCAGGCGGGATCACTACCGTGAATGTCATGCCCGGCTCGGGTCACCTGTCCAGTGGTCAAACCTTGTACTTGAAGTTGCGGGATGGCCAGACAATTGATGATCTTTTGATCTTTGACGCCGACGGAAAAATGTATGGCGGGTTGAAAATGGCCAACGGCACCAACTCGATTCGGCCTCAGCCTCCCTTCCCTGGGACACGAGGCAAATCAGCCGCACTGGTCCGTGATCAATTTGTCAAAGCTCAGGAATATCGCGAGAAAATACGCCGTGCCAATGGCGACCGGGAAAAAATGCCTCCTCGCGATCTGGCAATGGAGACACTGGTTGAAGTCCTTGATGGCAAACGAGTGGTGCATTATCACACCCACCGCCACGATGACATTTTGACCGTCCTGCGGGTGTCAAAGGAATTCGGGTTTAAAGTGGTGCTCCACCATGTCAGCGAAGGGTGGAAAGTCGCCAACGAAATCGCGGCGGCCAAGGCGCCGGCATCCATCATTGTGATTGACAGTCCCGGCGGAAAAATGGAAACGATGGATGCCTCGTTTGCCAATGGCAGCATTCTGGATCGAGCTGGAGTCCTGACTGGGTTTCATACGGATGATGGGATTACCGATTCCCGATTTTTCCTGCGTTCAGCCGCGCTGGCGGTTCGTGCTGGAATGTCACGCGACCGGGCACTGTATGGCATGACAATGGCCAACGCCAAAATGCTGGATCTGGACCAGCGTGTTGGCTCGCTCGAAGTCGGCAAGGATGCTGATTTTATTCTCCTCTCGGGGGATCCGCTGAGTGTTTACACCAAGGTTTTGGAAACATATGTTGATGGAACCAAAGTGTTTGACCGCAAAGACCCGAAAGATTACCTGTATGCCACGGGCGGGTACGGGGCCAGCCGCAATCAGGTCATGCACCTCGATTGCTTTGACCACGATGAGGAGTAAGCACACATGTTGAAACAATTCTTTTTTATTCTTTTTCTGTTTGCTTTGGCTGCGGTTGGGTCTGCTTTATTGAATCCAGTGCAGGCGCAGGTGGCTGTCAAAGGTGAAACGGTCCACACCATGGCGGGTGCTCCAATCAAAAACGGCGTAGTTTTGATCCGCGATGGGAAAATCGAACAGGTTGGTCCAGCCAGCGAGGTGAAAATTCCCATCGGATATCGGACACTGAGCGCCAAAGTGGTAACACCTGGACTCATTGATGCCCACACCGTCATTGGGCTTTCAGGCTACCTGAATCAAGCCCAGGATCAATCCCAGCTTGACCAATCAGAGGCGATGCAACCGGAACTCCGGGCAATTGATGCGTACAATGCCCAGGAACGACTGGTCGAGTGGGTCCGTGGATTTGGTGTGACCACGCTCCACACCGGGCACGGCCCCGGAGCATTGATTTCTGGTCAAACGATGATTGTGAAGACAACTGGCGACACAGTTGAGACAGCCTTGTTAAAACCGGTCAGTATGGTTGCGGTCACGCTGGGCAGTGGCTCACTGGCCAGAGAAGGCAAGTCACCCGGTACGCGGGCCAAGCAAATTGCGCTGCTCCGCAGTGAATTGATCAAAGCCCAAGAATATGTAACCAAACGCGATACGGCCCCGGATGACAAAAAACCAGCCCGAAACCTTCGAATGGAAACGCTCAGTCAGGTCATCAAAGGCGAACTGCGGCTGCTGGTTACAGTCCATCGGGCAGAAGATATCCTGTCGGCGCTCCGAGTGGCAAAAGAGTTCAACGTGCAGATTGTCCTGGATGGCGTGGCTGAAAGTTATCTGGTCAAAGATCAGATC
This region includes:
- a CDS encoding MFS transporter, translating into MPYAHAKHIGYIDLLRRNPKVRRLWMAQVVSELGDWLNFVALVQIINHFTPNAQAIGWLIVIQMIPMVVVGPFAGVIADRFNRCGVMIVADLIRAAVVLGYLTIDRPEELWRVYVLAALQFSVTAFFEPARAALIPSLAEGEELVASNALTSVTWSVMLALGGFLGGLITGFINPTATFLIDFISFIVSALLLIRLLKAGVIRHLEHPSDNPNPSSSSLWPALVFLVQHRQVAAVLLVKTGIAVTAGGLWLLSVVYGQRVFPVGKEGALSVGLLYGVHGLGSIVGASLSSRMLRTGRPIHVMWWAFALRTAFFYFWAEAGNLTVVSVAIIAATTCGALLWVLSTTVLQELVPDEIRGRIFSLENSAMTFGMIVSTVLTGRALDIWHLTPQATTMWTALAAAIVAAGWGWVTWRWERWK
- a CDS encoding dihydroorotase; this translates as MSTLFIRNGHLIDPAQNLDAPGHLLIQDGCIAAIGPELTAPPEAEIFEASGLVVAPGFIDIHVHLREPGQTHKETIATGTRAAAAGGFTAVCCMPNTSPVNDSPMITRFILDRVRESGFTRVYPIGAITKGSAGETLAEIGGMREAGIVAISDDGHPVGNAQVMRRAMEYARDFGLPVIDHCENKDLSAGGVMNEGIYSTLLGLRGMTRAAEEVDVARDIVLAELTGAHVHIAHLSTAGSVNLVRWAKSNGVRISCEVTPHHFTLTDAATDGFHTNAKMNPPLRTERDVEALLEGIADGTVDVIATDHAPHCGEEKSQDFDSAPFGILGLESAVSLSIEKLYNAKHINLSRLVNLLSTAPARLLNLPGGSLRVGQPADVTLLDLTRSVQFQVGQWQSKSSNSPFDGWQLTGAPVATFIGGRQIFGDGKILVEGGMI
- a CDS encoding site-specific DNA-methyltransferase; its protein translation is MRQLSLLNLDQPSVNGHCEPGEVIHSDALTALAQIPADTFRCAITSPPYWGLRDYGIAHQIGAEQNLEEYLQNLRQVFREIYHVLKPDGTLWLNIGDSYTSGGRTWRDPDKKNKGRAMDYRPPTPEGLKPKDLIGVPWKLAFALQEDGWYLRSDIIWNKPNCQPESVKDRPTRSHEYLFLLTKSEKYFYNFQEIQEPSLAGPPKNKRTVWNINTEPFPGAHFATFPTKLVEMCVLAGTEPGDSVIDPFFGSGTVGAVCQKLGRKFVGIELNEEYLKMAFQRLGWVSRKLFQRRIALQGQSEWAGVVKGK
- a CDS encoding HEAT repeat domain-containing protein encodes the protein MKTSHPHLQHILRLILVLMISTLSVSGQVPTGLPPDSPNPNAEKSGKIPPILQRKRSSIQVYARLMQLEDQRYFSPEEFNSFLITSHAGIRRRTAMAIGRIGDPRGLQTLFDLLVDDGNPTVRAAAAFAIGEIEYPDTLGTLVQIFDTKNEVPLVRARIAEAMGKVFGNPANAGKFVKGDPKAALDRLLRQVPTAKTQLAAGSDEEKLATLSITALMRTKSPEAVMPLVGALESTNTAVRWHAANALSRLLPALNTSFDAKVVFPRLIAATKDPEPLVRALIARPLGLAHTPEATQALVKLLADSNDQVVVNTVRGLGRSADPQAVAPLLALGEEQLARLMKRPAEDREHANELPLLLEIATALGNLRATEATGFLKQLRLAPNGIVGANVEVEVALAQIDPQKFYDFTPQQEPLGKEWQAVANFATGLGEIQTPEARQLLIETLEGKKFRELDPRGVPDLLRAIAKHKPDTLAELLRGQLKASDVMIRATAAELLGETPQSEESFKALSTALTAANDTMNDAKLAILTALSRYNRPETATILNATLRDSDYLVRRQAADLLKVLDPRPDRIASREAQVGIVRLDRDIKFYQQLAKLMRKIVARATLKTTKGNIELEFYLEDAPLTVYTFVNLVEKGYFDGLTFHRVVPNFVVQGGDPRGDGNGGPGFQIRCEINQQPYERGSIGMALSGKDTGGSQFFICHSPQPHLDGGYTVFGRVVHGIEVVDRITRGDQILGIETQRPE